In one window of Candidatus Nitrosocosmicus arcticus DNA:
- a CDS encoding methionine biosynthesis protein MetW: MIILLLIVKHFIVLSKEILNSLTDNFNDFPEMFEDYDKYHSNVSTGKLLRFELIKNWVIPDSTILDVGVGDGLMSELFVKNKNASILGMDISNVACEKAKERGIPVVVKDINNGLCLNEDEFYDYILLIEVIEHTIYPQKILQDALAHCKKGVIVTIPNSAYIKWRIQLMRGFSPRQSFTHLHYWSINDFKIFCRKLDIEILDSKFSLPPWLLRFNNLLAWQQCWLLSPKLKLEV; encoded by the coding sequence ATGATAATCTTGCTATTGATTGTTAAGCATTTCATTGTCCTCTCAAAAGAGATTCTAAATTCATTAACTGATAACTTTAATGATTTCCCAGAGATGTTTGAAGATTATGATAAATATCACTCTAATGTTAGCACCGGCAAACTCTTAAGGTTTGAATTAATTAAAAACTGGGTTATTCCAGATTCTACAATATTAGATGTTGGCGTTGGGGATGGTCTAATGTCAGAACTCTTTGTAAAAAATAAAAATGCTTCAATACTTGGTATGGATATCTCAAATGTTGCCTGTGAAAAAGCTAAAGAAAGAGGTATACCAGTTGTTGTAAAAGATATTAATAATGGACTCTGTCTGAATGAGGACGAATTTTATGACTATATACTTTTGATCGAAGTGATAGAACATACAATTTATCCACAAAAAATTCTGCAAGATGCCTTGGCTCATTGCAAAAAAGGCGTCATCGTGACCATACCTAATAGTGCCTATATAAAATGGAGAATCCAGTTAATGCGAGGCTTTTCTCCTAGGCAATCATTTACACATTTGCATTATTGGTCGATAAATGATTTTAAAATATTTTGTAGAAAACTGGATATTGAAATACTAGACTCTAAATTCTCTCTACCTCCATGGCTGTTAAGGTTTAACAATTTACTTGCTTGGCAACAGTGTTGGTTATTATCCCCTAAACTGAAGCTTGAGGTTTAG
- a CDS encoding D-glucuronyl C5-epimerase family protein, which yields MIAFISIVFLISLKVCSPPLVVGKIFYDKNNVPLVDYGVMSSIDIGKQYNPITISHNASKYYNEYIKNNNETSKGYFLNHVNWLVNNSVQKDNNTFFVYDFPFPPYYLKAPWYSAMAQGAAIQPLLNAYKITHDKVYLTTAKNALNVLFIDINDPCNCGVTYKTPGEGWWYEEYANGRENGPRVLNGMMFTLVDIHYYYNFTQDPDALYLFNQGILSLKNNLHNYDKNGTYSSYDKIRGYAPIEYHNVHVCLLNKLYNITNDSIFKQYYESWTKSNNDHIKIDKNSESCF from the coding sequence ATGATTGCATTTATTTCCATAGTTTTCTTAATTTCGTTAAAAGTATGCTCCCCCCCACTTGTTGTAGGTAAAATATTCTATGATAAAAATAACGTACCGCTTGTCGACTATGGCGTCATGAGCAGCATTGATATAGGAAAGCAATACAATCCTATTACCATTTCCCATAATGCTTCCAAATATTACAATGAATATATCAAAAATAATAATGAAACATCCAAAGGTTATTTTCTAAATCATGTCAATTGGCTTGTAAATAATTCTGTGCAAAAGGATAACAATACATTCTTTGTCTATGATTTTCCTTTTCCTCCTTATTATTTAAAAGCGCCTTGGTACTCCGCAATGGCCCAAGGAGCGGCAATACAGCCGCTATTGAATGCGTACAAAATAACACACGATAAAGTTTATTTAACGACTGCAAAAAACGCATTAAATGTTCTTTTTATTGATATTAATGATCCGTGTAACTGCGGAGTAACATATAAAACACCTGGTGAGGGATGGTGGTATGAAGAATATGCCAACGGCCGTGAAAATGGTCCACGGGTTCTAAACGGAATGATGTTTACTCTAGTTGATATACATTATTATTACAATTTCACGCAAGATCCTGATGCATTATACCTCTTTAATCAAGGAATACTATCATTAAAAAATAATCTTCATAATTATGATAAGAACGGAACATATTCCTCTTATGATAAAATCAGGGGATATGCGCCAATTGAATATCATAATGTGCATGTCTGTTTATTAAATAAATTATATAATATTACAAACGACAGTATATTTAAGCAATATTATGAAAGCTGGACAAAATCCAACAACGATCATATAAAAATAGATAAAAACAGTGAAAGCTGTTTTTAA
- a CDS encoding oligosaccharide flippase family protein yields MSKKIVAKGALFIYIETLISMGSGYIFWFIMSKISSPEIIGISSTVISLTVIFSTIASIGIPMGVQRFLGKSFSEKNLDVTKKFVKASFILTSFGIIICSIIFIILQSWLYQTFSLDFSLLILSIILITSTTFMTLFRSIVISSLDTKMLPLIMIIGTFVKILLAYALVVNDNGALGIMTGFIFVPILGSILYSIILFKMVKSEKKNSRDNIINYYKDIFVSSLANWIPTIIYTIGSHLGTLLVFGAHGSTEAGIYFIAFSLSMAITALTSSLFTIAYPIQSSMQDGRKRFTWRIIKLSLVISLPFSTCMLFYSKEILSLFGPAYDTGSLTLEILLLSTLPMAITTGINNLAYSYGNYKQVLTIGLSSNIPRTILYFALVPALEGVGAAISYTVGTIIGFIFSLKVSKKNQLTIQWKDVIFTFVIPILILLILNLIKLNFIIAIPVTLISSYLLLIKLNIFNSADVIDLKNLLPNKVSESLSWLVRKIETKKRE; encoded by the coding sequence TTGAGTAAAAAAATTGTAGCAAAAGGCGCATTATTTATTTATATAGAAACATTGATCTCGATGGGTTCAGGTTACATTTTTTGGTTTATAATGTCAAAGATATCATCCCCAGAAATTATTGGTATTTCTTCTACAGTAATATCATTGACTGTAATTTTTTCAACCATTGCCTCGATTGGAATCCCTATGGGAGTCCAACGATTTTTAGGGAAAAGCTTTTCGGAAAAGAATTTGGATGTTACAAAGAAATTTGTGAAAGCATCATTTATTTTGACCTCATTTGGTATAATTATTTGTAGTATAATATTCATTATATTACAGAGTTGGTTATATCAAACATTTAGTCTAGATTTTTCATTATTAATTTTATCGATTATTCTAATCACATCAACTACGTTTATGACATTATTCCGTTCTATTGTTATTTCATCGCTAGATACCAAAATGCTACCTTTGATAATGATTATTGGAACATTCGTTAAAATATTATTGGCATACGCATTAGTTGTAAATGACAACGGTGCACTTGGAATAATGACAGGTTTTATCTTTGTGCCGATTTTAGGATCTATTCTTTATTCAATCATATTATTTAAAATGGTAAAATCAGAGAAGAAAAATTCTAGAGATAACATAATAAATTATTATAAAGATATATTTGTATCAAGTTTAGCGAATTGGATTCCTACAATTATATATACCATCGGATCTCATCTTGGAACTTTACTAGTTTTTGGTGCTCATGGATCCACGGAAGCAGGCATTTACTTTATTGCTTTCTCTCTGTCTATGGCTATTACTGCCTTAACCTCTTCTTTGTTTACCATCGCCTATCCTATACAAAGTTCGATGCAGGATGGAAGAAAAAGGTTCACTTGGCGAATTATCAAACTTAGCTTGGTTATTTCATTACCTTTTTCAACATGTATGTTATTCTATTCAAAAGAAATTCTAAGCCTATTTGGCCCGGCTTACGACACAGGCTCACTAACATTGGAAATACTCCTCTTGTCCACATTGCCTATGGCAATTACCACCGGAATCAATAATTTGGCCTATTCGTATGGCAATTATAAACAGGTCTTAACTATAGGACTATCATCTAATATACCTAGAACTATACTTTATTTTGCTCTAGTACCAGCATTAGAAGGTGTAGGGGCAGCTATCAGCTACACTGTGGGTACAATTATAGGATTTATTTTTAGTTTGAAAGTTTCGAAGAAAAACCAGTTGACCATACAATGGAAAGATGTTATCTTTACGTTCGTCATACCTATTTTAATTCTCTTAATTCTGAATTTGATTAAATTGAATTTTATTATCGCGATTCCTGTTACCCTAATATCGTCATATTTACTTTTGATAAAGTTAAATATATTTAACAGTGCAGATGTAATAGACTTGAAAAACTTGCTCCCTAACAAAGTATCTGAATCACTCTCTTGGCTAGTACGTAAAATAGAAACTAAAAAGAGAGAGTAA
- a CDS encoding glycosyltransferase family 4 protein, with the protein MTDERHICIITSSSISEDGIGGEGKYSILLYNWLKSRNIKSTLLGSKSIKIKTFDPAYKYKKIISGKNRSKKKISLAPYPLFMTYRLVISLFLSVKIFQLHFNSPISLIHSQDTGYTGLAAIVVGKILRVPVIVSSHGIRHRTIHHSLRSRLKGIIFRIERNLDTFTVKNANEVIVDNDAIKNYFEKIVKKRIKSIPIPIRLDEFEYSLSNRTTIRSDLGCDESTKIIGFIGRFAPEKNLISLLTVFSKLLQNSFQAKLVLVGTGPLESEMKNYVSKMNMADNVIFCGVRNDINKILSSFDIFILPSFTEGMSVALLEAMATGCAIICSKIPTNAEIISDRKEGILIDPHNLIEMEKVIRELIEDDLLRSELKCNAEKKAIQFDINVVFPKVILSYDKLIGRPLH; encoded by the coding sequence GTGACTGATGAAAGACACATCTGTATTATTACCTCAAGTAGTATATCCGAAGATGGAATAGGTGGAGAAGGTAAATATTCTATTTTATTGTATAATTGGTTAAAAAGTAGAAATATCAAAAGCACTTTATTAGGAAGTAAATCGATAAAAATAAAAACCTTTGATCCAGCTTACAAATACAAGAAAATAATTTCAGGAAAAAATAGATCAAAAAAAAAGATATCTTTAGCACCATACCCTCTTTTTATGACATATAGATTGGTTATTTCACTTTTTTTATCTGTAAAAATTTTTCAGTTACACTTTAATTCTCCCATTTCACTCATTCACTCACAGGATACTGGTTATACAGGACTAGCAGCAATAGTAGTAGGCAAAATACTAAGGGTTCCAGTGATAGTATCTTCACATGGTATAAGGCATAGAACTATACATCACAGTTTAAGAAGCAGATTAAAAGGAATTATTTTTAGAATTGAACGAAATTTAGATACGTTCACAGTAAAGAATGCAAATGAAGTAATTGTAGACAATGATGCCATAAAAAATTATTTTGAAAAAATTGTTAAAAAAAGGATTAAAAGTATCCCGATTCCCATTCGATTAGATGAATTTGAATATTCTTTGTCGAATAGAACTACGATAAGAAGTGATCTAGGATGTGACGAAAGTACAAAAATTATTGGATTTATAGGAAGATTTGCCCCCGAAAAAAATCTGATTTCTTTATTGACGGTATTTTCAAAATTACTTCAAAATTCTTTTCAAGCAAAGTTGGTACTCGTAGGTACCGGTCCATTGGAATCGGAGATGAAAAACTATGTAAGCAAAATGAATATGGCAGATAACGTAATTTTTTGTGGTGTCAGGAATGATATCAACAAGATCCTCTCTAGCTTTGACATCTTTATACTGCCTTCTTTTACAGAAGGTATGTCGGTAGCATTATTAGAAGCTATGGCAACGGGGTGTGCAATTATTTGTAGTAAGATTCCTACAAATGCGGAGATCATTTCTGATAGGAAAGAGGGTATACTTATTGATCCGCATAATCTAATTGAAATGGAAAAAGTAATTAGAGAACTGATTGAAGATGATTTATTAAGATCGGAATTGAAATGCAATGCAGAAAAAAAGGCAATTCAGTTTGATATCAACGTAGTTTTCCCTAAAGTAATCCTTTCATATGATAAACTAATAGGAAGACCTTTACATTAA
- a CDS encoding glycosyltransferase, with protein MSTPIVIVSPSEFPGSSGDTYNFLELIDQFLLEGFKVLLICPKSSKNRNLNIGQNNSNLEIVRINYRPPRLNELGKQIKIENYFGFIWFLLLETYTLLRIIKTKKVKKLYVRHSILTMQLPILFKLLRVTTLADGEIVSDTIKHLLPSIFFKLFSTYEKNIIRLYSYFKVSSISQLKNLEAVGYPRGKIIILPISINTEKITKFRLEEIPEHTFGYFGGLESWQGIDALIKAFKLLVEKVPSAILYIIGDGSLLNELQRTVLENNLTANILFVGKIKRERLWEDYFGKFRIVIIPRQKLNNSIDTILPIKLVEAMAGGKPIIAMDIPVMREIHGNPLVLVPSGNPQLLANAMYSLSTSVDEMRYRSKLSGNSSLNYDIRNNIKKIILILKH; from the coding sequence ATGAGTACTCCTATTGTAATAGTATCTCCTTCAGAATTTCCCGGCTCCTCTGGAGATACCTATAACTTTTTAGAATTAATTGATCAATTTCTATTAGAAGGGTTCAAGGTTTTGTTGATTTGTCCAAAAAGTAGTAAAAACCGTAATCTAAATATTGGACAAAATAACTCCAACTTGGAAATAGTACGAATAAACTACAGGCCACCTAGATTGAATGAGTTAGGCAAGCAAATTAAAATAGAAAACTATTTTGGATTTATCTGGTTCTTGTTACTAGAAACTTATACATTACTCAGAATAATTAAGACTAAGAAGGTTAAGAAGCTATATGTGAGACACAGTATTTTGACAATGCAATTGCCCATACTCTTTAAATTATTGAGAGTGACCACTTTGGCAGATGGAGAGATTGTAAGCGACACAATTAAACATCTATTGCCATCGATATTTTTTAAATTGTTTTCTACATATGAAAAAAATATAATACGATTGTATTCATATTTTAAGGTTTCATCAATCTCACAACTAAAGAATCTTGAAGCTGTAGGTTATCCTCGAGGGAAGATTATAATTCTACCTATTAGTATAAACACAGAAAAAATAACCAAATTCAGGTTAGAAGAAATTCCTGAACATACCTTTGGGTATTTTGGTGGTTTGGAATCGTGGCAAGGTATTGATGCTCTGATAAAAGCATTCAAATTATTGGTTGAAAAAGTACCTTCGGCAATATTATATATCATTGGCGATGGCTCTTTGTTGAATGAGCTGCAGAGAACAGTATTAGAGAACAATCTAACAGCCAACATATTGTTTGTAGGTAAAATTAAAAGAGAAAGACTGTGGGAAGATTATTTTGGTAAATTCCGCATCGTCATTATTCCAAGGCAGAAATTGAATAATTCGATAGATACGATTCTGCCAATTAAGCTCGTGGAAGCTATGGCCGGAGGCAAGCCCATAATAGCCATGGATATACCAGTTATGAGAGAGATTCACGGAAATCCATTAGTATTAGTTCCATCCGGTAATCCCCAATTATTAGCTAACGCCATGTATTCCTTATCAACAAGCGTTGATGAAATGAGGTATAGATCTAAACTATCTGGTAATTCTTCTTTAAACTATGACATAAGGAATAATATTAAGAAAATTATTTTAATTTTAAAACACTAG